Below is a window of Candidatus Latescibacter sp. DNA.
CTACTTCCTCTGTACCTTCCACCAATATTTCGCCGGACATTCAATGTGATAGAGGAGTATACTCTTATTATGTCTCTTCAGTATGTGTTCGCTCATACCCAAAAGATAACCCCGAAGCAGAGCTTCGAGGAATTCTTTTGATTAAGGCTTTACGATAAATGCCCTGTATGCGTTAGGAAACCGTCTCTCTATCCACCTGAGCTATGGGGGCTGGATTTCCGGTTTCAAAAATAACGTTTTACACAGCCAAAGTCAACAGGCGCATGCTTATCAAACTTGCGCCTGAACTATTTTTTCAGGAGCGTATCGATTTTCTTCCAGGAAATTTTACCGCTTTCTGAAACGGTGTATTCAAATAACTGCTGCCCGATGGCGTTCCCCGAGTCCCAGGTGGCATACACCCATATGGAGTTGAGGACGTACATGCGCACATCCTTGTAAAAGGAAGGCCGGGCGCCGAAAATACCTTTGAAGGGCATGAGATCCTCACGGCTTCCCAGGTCATTGACGAGATCTTCCACCGGATCCTTGAGGCCTTTTTTCTGTAGTTCTTCCCTTTCTTCGGCGGTGAGTCCCGGCTGGCTTTTGATTATATCCTCGATACGAGCCCGGAGAATGACAATTTCACGGTTCATCTTTTCATTTTCCGCCTGTAAGCGCTCGTTTTCCTGCCAAGCGGCTTTGACCGCCTTTCCGGAACATCCGGCAAGGAACAGGAATAATCCGGCGCTCACCGCCAAACCCGGAAGTAGTGTAAATAATCGCAGCCATTTCTTTTTTTGAACATGGACATTCATGAATTGTATCCTTATCTTTTGAGTGTTTATATCCTGAAACGAGTTCAGGATGTAGCGGACTCTTCGACAGGCTCAGAGTCCGCTGACCGAGCACTGAGCTTGTCGAAGTGCACGTGTCATGCCGAATTTGTTGCCGCTTCGCGGGAACGATGAAACCGTTTCGGCATCTATTTTAAAAAGAAACGCAATAAAATATGTCGTCAGGTTCAAACTCCTTTTGCACCCTACCCGAAATGCATCCGGCTCAGCTTGGCATAGATTCCGTTCAATTTCAAAAGCTCGGCATGGGTTCCAGTCTCACGGATTTTGCCGCGGGCGAGGACATGGATACGGTCCACATTTCTGACTGTGGAGAGCCGGTGAGCGATTACAATCGAAGTCCGTCCTTCCATAAGTACCGGCACTGCCTTCTGGAGAAGGCTTTCTGTGAACGTATCCACGCTTGCGGTAGCTTCGTCTAAAACGAGTATCTCACGGTCTGCGGCAAGGGCGCGGGCAAAGCTGACAAGCTGTCGCTGCCCCTGGGAAAGCCGAGAGCCGCGTTCCATAACAATAGTATCGAGACCGTCCTCGAGGCCTTCGAAGAAGCGGTCGGAGCCCATACGGGAAAGCACCTGTTGAATACGTTCGCGGGAGACCGCATCCCCATCTAGGCGTATATTATCGGCCACCGAGCGGTTAAACAGGAACGAATCCTGCCCCACATGCGAAAAAAGCGCGTGAAGCTCTTCGAGCGAGAGACCCCTAATATCCCTCCCTCCAATGAGAATGCTTCCCTGATTGACATCGTAAAACCGGAGGAGCAGGTTGATGATGCTCGTCTTTCCCGCTCCGGAAGGTCCCACGAACGCCACCCGTTCTCCAGCCGCCACACGGAACGAAACATCACGGAGCACCCATTCCACGCCTTCGTAGGCAAACCAGACCCGGTCGAAAACGATGTCACGGCTGCCCGAAAGGGGAAGAGGACGGGCAGGCTCGACAACCCGGGCTTTTGTATCGAGGAGGGTGAAAATCCGCTCGCTCGAGGCCAAGGCGGAGAGCAGCGTGTTGAAATTTTCCGCAAGCTCACGGATCGGCCAGAAAAACATGTCCACAAGACGGATAAACGCTATCAGCACCCCGATCTGGATGGTTCCCTGGAAGATACGGTGCCCGCCGGAGATGAGAATGAGCGCCAGGCCGAGCATCCCGATGAATTCCAGGAGCGGGAAAAAAATGCCGTAATAAAAGACATTGGATATTTTCGCCCCCATCAGCCGATCGGAATAAATCGAGAATTTTCCGTAGCTCCAGTCTGTCCTGCGCATGAGCTGAATGAGCCTCATGCCGAGAATGCTTTCCTGCAAAAATGCATTAAGGCGGGCGGTACCCTTACGGATGATCCGATAAATGATACGTATTTTGTTTGCAAACATCGCCGCAAGAAGGTAAAGGAGCGGAACGACAGTCAGAGTGATAACGGCCAGTTTCCAGTCCATGTAAAACATGACTCCGATGATGCCGGCGATGATGCTCAGATTATTGAATGTGCTCACAGCCCCGGTGGTGTAAAGATCATTCAGCGTGCTGACATCGTCTGTGGTGCGGGTCATGAGCCTTCCCACCTGGTTATGGTCGAAAAAGCTCATTTCCATGGAGAGGATGTGCCCGAACACATCCATGCGGAGATCGTGCATGATCTTCTGGCCGAGAACGCCGGTCAGCAAGTTCAGCGCATAATCTACCGCAAACTTGATGAAGTAAAGCCCGAGGAACACGATCATGAGAAGATCGAATCCCTTGAGATTCCCGGTGGTGATATGGTTGTCCACCGCTATTTTCACCAGGTAAGGCCGGGCGACCAGAAGCAACGAACTCAGGATGCTGAACACCAGCGCAAAAACAGCCATGCCTGCAAAGGGACGGATGTATCCGGCCAGGCGTTTGAACGCGGTCCATGGGGTGTATTCCCTGACAGTGTCAGGAGTGATGCCCCTATTGTTGTTCTGATTCTGCATGTTTTTTTTCTATTAGATGCCGAAACAAGTTCGGCATGACACGTGTCACCCTGAACTTGTTTCAGGGTCTGCAGGATCCAACGATTCTATAGCTTCCTGTTCGTTGTAGAGCGCCGCATATTCTCCGTTCAGTCGCATGAGGGATTCATGTGTTCCGCGTTCAATGATCTTTCCATCGCTCATATAGAGAATCTCGTCAGCATTCCGTATCGCTCCCAGGCGCTGGGTGATTATTATGGCGGTTTTATTCCGTATCACATCGTGAACATTCCTCAGTATGGTCATTTCCGTAACGGTATCCACACTGGAAAGGCTGTCATCGAGAAACAGGATAGGTGCATCGCTGATAAACGCCCGGGCTATGGCGATGCGCTGGCGCTGGCCGCCGGACACGGTGATGCCCCTTTCACCTATGACCGTGTAGTATCCCGCCGGATACGCGGCAATTTCCTCATCGATGGCGGCGAGCCGGGCTGCATTTTTGATGCTCTCCATGTCCGCCCCTTCCTTGCCGAACGCAATATTTTCCGCCACTGTCTCACTGAAGAGGAATGTCTCCTGGGGAACATAGGCGATGGATGAGCGCAGGCGGGTGAGCGAAATGTCGTTTATATCCATGCCATCATAAAAAATAATCCCGCGGGGTATTGAAAAGGTTCCGGTCAATAGATTCAAAAGGGTGCTCTTTCCCGAACCGGTCCTTCCCACGATTGCCAATGTACCTCCCGGCTTCACCTCGAACGAAACGCTCTCAATCGCCTCACGGTCTCCGTTATAGGAAAAATGGAGGTTCTGTACGCTGACTGCGCCGTGAAGGGGTGTAGTATCGGGATCGGCGTCCGGGCGTTCCTGCTCTACATCGAGAATCTCCTGAATACGGCGCGCGGAAGCTGTACCGCGCTGGAAAATAGCCACTACCCATCCAAGGGCGATGGCCGGCCATGCCAATAATCCGATGTACAGGATGAAGGCTACTATGGTTCCGAGAGAGGTCTGGCCTGAAATCACCTTGTGCGCCCCGATCCAGAGAACAAGAATCAATCCGAGGCTGGAAAATATATCGAGAAGAGGCCACATTATGGACTGGAGGCGAATGATGTAGCGGTTATTTTTCACATACCCTTCGCTCAGCTCCCTGAGTTTTTCCAGCTCTTTCTGTTCCAGGACATACGCTTTTACCACCTGAATGCCGTTGAGGTTTTCCTGGATGTGCGCGGAAATGTCGGAGTATGATTCCTGCACCCTGGTAAATCCGGTATGTATCCTGCGTCCCACGCGGTTTATCAGAAAGGCCAGAAAAGGAAACGGAATGAGGGCATACAGGGTAAGCTGTACATCCTTGGCGAACATGAAAACCAGCGCAGCGGGGAGAAGGACCAGGGCGTTCATGGTATACATGACCGCCGGGCCGATCATCATCCGCACCGCAGTAAGATCGTTGGTTAACCGCGCAATAAGATCGCCTGTACGGGAGCTGTTATAAAACGGCAGGGGGAGCCGTAGCAGATGGTTGAATAGGCGTTTCCGCACATCGTTCTCTGCTTTCCAGGAAGCTCCGATAATGATGTACCGCATGAAGAAACGGGTTATGCCCTTGACAGTCTGGATGACGAAGATTAAACCTACCACACGGTACAGGTCGCTGAATGCGAAATGGGAACGAATGATGTCTATGGCTTTTCCGACATAGGAGGGGATAAACACATCGAGAATGTTGGTAACGACCACAAAAACCGAGCCAACGAGGAAGGCTTTCCAGCGTTTTTCAATAAAAGAACGGATAATGGCAAAATCAGTCATAAAAACCTTTTATAAGTGACAAAGTGACAAAGCGGCAAAGCGGCAAAGTTTTTGCACTTACTTTGTCACTCTGTAACTTTGTCACTTTGTCACTTCTTCAGCGAATCACCGTGATTTCCACTTCCTGTATTCCGGTATTGACCATCCCCAGCTCTTTTGCGGCGCCCAGCGAGAGATCGATAATCCGCCCGTCAACAAAAGGACCGCGATCGTTCACCCTGACAATGACAGTTCGGTTGTTGGCCAGGTTCAGCACCTCCAGCCAGGTGTCGAACGGGAGAATATTCATGGCGCAGGTAAGCCCGTACATATCGAATACCTCGCCATTCGAAGTTTTTTTCCCATGATATTTGTCGGCGTAAAAGGAAGCGACCCCACGGAACTTTGTTCCGATCGGCGGTTTTTCCATGAGAACTTTACCGGTCAGGAAAGGCACGGTTGACTTACCGCCGGCGCGGATGATCGTATATCTGGGCGAAGGAGCGCAACCCCAGCAAAGGAAGAGCACAATCAGCGCTGCTATAAGATTCCGCAATCAATCCTCCGCGATCTGGAGACTTCCTATGATTTCACCAAGTGAGCTAAAACCGGACCGGACAAGATATTCGCGTATGCCCGCTATGACTTCCAGCGGCAAAAGAGGTTTCACAAACATCCCGCAGCCGATTTGCACGAGCGAAGCTCCTGCGATAATGAATTCAAGAGCATCGCGGGCGCAAAAGATACCTCCCATGCCGATAACCGGAATGGAAACAGATCGGGCAGCCTCGTAAACCATGCGCACCGCAACCGGCCGGATCGCAGGCCCGGAAAGCCCTCCGGTCACATTCGCCAGCATGGGACGCCGGGTATGGACATTTATCGCCATACCGGAAATCGTATTGATGAGCGATACGCCGTCCGCGCCGGCCGATTCAACCGCACGGGCAATACCGGCGATGTCGGCCACCATGGGGGAAAGTTTTGCGATAATGGGCTTTTTGGTCTCTTCACGGAGTCGCTTTACCAGGGAAAACGCCGATTCCGGGCAGGCGCCGAACGTAATCCCGCCCTCTTTCACATTTGGGCAGGAAATATTGATCTCGAATGCCCGGACAGCGCTTTCGCGGTCAAGGCCGGCGCACACCTTCCGGTAATCATCCACAGTGCGTCCTGCGACATTTACCATGACCACCGTGTCCAGCCCTGATATACGGGGAATGACTTTTTTGATGAAGGCATCGAGTCCTTCGTTCTGAAGACCGATGGCGTTGAGCATCCCGGAAGGGGTTTCGATAATGCGGGGCGGCGGATTCCCGAGGCGCGCCTCCGGTGTAACAGCTTTGGTTACAAACCCGCCCAGGAGTGAAACATCGTAGAACTCTGCAAATTCCTCGCCGTTCCCGAAAGTCCCGGAGGCCGCGAGCACGGGATTTTTGAATTCCAGGCCAAAAAGCCTCTGGGACAGACTTACCTCATTCACCAGGAAACCTCATCCGCATCGAAAACCGGTCCCTCCTTGCATGACCGCACCATGGAACCGTCGGCCATACGCACCGCACAGCCCAGGCAGACGCCGATACCGCAGGCCATGCGTTCTTCGAGACTTACCTGGCAGGGCACGCCGGACTTTTTGGCGATCTTCGCCACCGCCTTCATCATTGGACGGGGGCCGCAGGCATACAGGGCGCCCGGAGAGAGTTCTCCCATACGCTCTTCAAGGAGAAAAGACACCAGGCCGTGATATCCGCGCGAACCGTCATCGGTGGCTTCCAGAACCGACACACTCTCACATATCAGTCCTTCGATGAGAGAAAGGTGGGTTACAGTTTTTCCGCCCATCAGGAACACTGCCGGCCTTTTCCCGGACTGCCGTATCGATTCAGCCAAAAAGAGCAGCGGCGCAGCGCCGAATCCCCCGGCGACGAGAACTACGCTTCCGTTTCCGCCAAGGCTTTGATCGAAGCCATTCCCCAGAGGACCTACCAGGTTCAACATCTCGCCGCGTTTCAGGGAGCAGAGGAGCGCTGTTCCCAAACCGACCACATCGATCATCAGGCTTATGATTCCATATTCCGGCCGGCTTCCGCAGATGGAGAACGTCCGCCGGAGGAACGGATCCGTTCCCCGCCCTGCCCGAGCCTGGACAAACTGCCCCGGAACCGCGTTTTGCGCGATCTCACCGCAGGCGACCTCGATGATATACCCGCCTGGTGTGCGGCGTTCAGTTCGCAAAATACCTGCTTCGTATTCGCGCATTTCTCTCTCTTATCTTTTTCATCTCTGTTAACTCGCTCTCCGCAGCCGAGGCGGGGCCGGAAACCGCAGGCGCCTGCGCCGCTGACGCTGCCCGTGCCTCGTCGGAAGAATAGTATGCGATACTCTTCTGGATATCCGTGACAATTTTCTTTTCGTCCACGATGAAGGACAGTTTCCTGGCGGACAGTTCTACAAATACTTTATTATTCTCGTTCGGCTTTTCCTCGGCAAGTTTTTTATAAAGCTCGAGTGCCTTATTCATGTCACCGGCGTCATGTTCGTAGAAGTAGGCGATGGCAAAACGGGCCTGGAAGGCGCTCTTGGTCTTTGGGAAGCTGTCCGCCACCGCCTGATAGAGAGGAAGATACACTTTCGGCCCCTTGTTTTCCATGCGGGCAAGCTCGGCATCGCGATACAGTTTCAGGTCCGGAGGAACGCTGATCATCCCCAGGTGAACTTTCAATTCCTGAGAGAACTGGCTTTCCGGATACTTATGAATGATTGTTTGCATAAGAGCTTTTTCCGCTTCCTCCGAATATTTTTTTTCCAGCTTCAACTGAGACAATCCGAGGGAAAAGTCGCTCCGTACCGCATATTCGGATTGGGGCGCCTCCTTAAGGATCAGATCGTACTGGGTGACTGCTGAATCGGCATGATCGAGGGAATACGTCAAAAGCTCCGCAAGAAGGAAGCGTTTATGAGCCCGTTCCTCCGGTTTGTCCTTCAGCTTGTCGATATCATTCGTCCATGCATTCAAGCTGTCGATCTGGGCCGATCGGTTCTTGGCGTCCGCAAACCAGTTTTCGGAAACGCGGACATTTCCCTGGCTGACCTTAACGTAGGCATCTTTGGCTTCGTTCGCCTTGGACAGATCACGGATGGTGATGTTTCCGA
It encodes the following:
- a CDS encoding tetratricopeptide repeat protein — protein: MSVKRINRRIVHGFLLIFLLLAGVGFSGCAYFNTFYLAQRNYNDAERLRNRDNNVSPEAGKKYKDAVDNAYKILQDYKTSRYADNSVFIIGMSYYYMKDYTRARTKFEELRKAFPSSEFVPKARYYKARCMIEVGLTDEARIELNDLASTEKSAIKGEAGLTLAEINYKDGQWEDLIAAARKVAGSDPGKKILYQAMLYKGEGLYNLNKYQEAAEELQKLASKKIEPRMKFRANSLIAQSKAKLGKYDEALAFLTSMQSKGEFVNFAPGIRLEIGKIYELKGDAEKAVETYRNMAGDFPDSLAAKEAWYHVGNITIRDLSKANEAKDAYVKVSQGNVRVSENWFADAKNRSAQIDSLNAWTNDIDKLKDKPEERAHKRFLLAELLTYSLDHADSAVTQYDLILKEAPQSEYAVRSDFSLGLSQLKLEKKYSEEAEKALMQTIIHKYPESQFSQELKVHLGMISVPPDLKLYRDAELARMENKGPKVYLPLYQAVADSFPKTKSAFQARFAIAYFYEHDAGDMNKALELYKKLAEEKPNENNKVFVELSARKLSFIVDEKKIVTDIQKSIAYYSSDEARAASAAQAPAVSGPASAAESELTEMKKIRERNARIRSRYFAN
- a CDS encoding ABC transporter ATP-binding protein gives rise to the protein MQNQNNNRGITPDTVREYTPWTAFKRLAGYIRPFAGMAVFALVFSILSSLLLVARPYLVKIAVDNHITTGNLKGFDLLMIVFLGLYFIKFAVDYALNLLTGVLGQKIMHDLRMDVFGHILSMEMSFFDHNQVGRLMTRTTDDVSTLNDLYTTGAVSTFNNLSIIAGIIGVMFYMDWKLAVITLTVVPLLYLLAAMFANKIRIIYRIIRKGTARLNAFLQESILGMRLIQLMRRTDWSYGKFSIYSDRLMGAKISNVFYYGIFFPLLEFIGMLGLALILISGGHRIFQGTIQIGVLIAFIRLVDMFFWPIRELAENFNTLLSALASSERIFTLLDTKARVVEPARPLPLSGSRDIVFDRVWFAYEGVEWVLRDVSFRVAAGERVAFVGPSGAGKTSIINLLLRFYDVNQGSILIGGRDIRGLSLEELHALFSHVGQDSFLFNRSVADNIRLDGDAVSRERIQQVLSRMGSDRFFEGLEDGLDTIVMERGSRLSQGQRQLVSFARALAADREILVLDEATASVDTFTESLLQKAVPVLMEGRTSIVIAHRLSTVRNVDRIHVLARGKIRETGTHAELLKLNGIYAKLSRMHFG
- a CDS encoding septal ring lytic transglycosylase RlpA family protein — its product is MRNLIAALIVLFLCWGCAPSPRYTIIRAGGKSTVPFLTGKVLMEKPPIGTKFRGVASFYADKYHGKKTSNGEVFDMYGLTCAMNILPFDTWLEVLNLANNRTVIVRVNDRGPFVDGRIIDLSLGAAKELGMVNTGIQEVEITVIR
- a CDS encoding dihydroorotate dehydrogenase codes for the protein MNEVSLSQRLFGLEFKNPVLAASGTFGNGEEFAEFYDVSLLGGFVTKAVTPEARLGNPPPRIIETPSGMLNAIGLQNEGLDAFIKKVIPRISGLDTVVMVNVAGRTVDDYRKVCAGLDRESAVRAFEINISCPNVKEGGITFGACPESAFSLVKRLREETKKPIIAKLSPMVADIAGIARAVESAGADGVSLINTISGMAINVHTRRPMLANVTGGLSGPAIRPVAVRMVYEAARSVSIPVIGMGGIFCARDALEFIIAGASLVQIGCGMFVKPLLPLEVIAGIREYLVRSGFSSLGEIIGSLQIAED
- a CDS encoding dihydroorotate dehydrogenase electron transfer subunit; its protein translation is MREYEAGILRTERRTPGGYIIEVACGEIAQNAVPGQFVQARAGRGTDPFLRRTFSICGSRPEYGIISLMIDVVGLGTALLCSLKRGEMLNLVGPLGNGFDQSLGGNGSVVLVAGGFGAAPLLFLAESIRQSGKRPAVFLMGGKTVTHLSLIEGLICESVSVLEATDDGSRGYHGLVSFLLEERMGELSPGALYACGPRPMMKAVAKIAKKSGVPCQVSLEERMACGIGVCLGCAVRMADGSMVRSCKEGPVFDADEVSW
- a CDS encoding ABC transporter ATP-binding protein, whose product is MTDFAIIRSFIEKRWKAFLVGSVFVVVTNILDVFIPSYVGKAIDIIRSHFAFSDLYRVVGLIFVIQTVKGITRFFMRYIIIGASWKAENDVRKRLFNHLLRLPLPFYNSSRTGDLIARLTNDLTAVRMMIGPAVMYTMNALVLLPAALVFMFAKDVQLTLYALIPFPFLAFLINRVGRRIHTGFTRVQESYSDISAHIQENLNGIQVVKAYVLEQKELEKLRELSEGYVKNNRYIIRLQSIMWPLLDIFSSLGLILVLWIGAHKVISGQTSLGTIVAFILYIGLLAWPAIALGWVVAIFQRGTASARRIQEILDVEQERPDADPDTTPLHGAVSVQNLHFSYNGDREAIESVSFEVKPGGTLAIVGRTGSGKSTLLNLLTGTFSIPRGIIFYDGMDINDISLTRLRSSIAYVPQETFLFSETVAENIAFGKEGADMESIKNAARLAAIDEEIAAYPAGYYTVIGERGITVSGGQRQRIAIARAFISDAPILFLDDSLSSVDTVTEMTILRNVHDVIRNKTAIIITQRLGAIRNADEILYMSDGKIIERGTHESLMRLNGEYAALYNEQEAIESLDPADPETSSG